The Prunus dulcis chromosome 3, ALMONDv2, whole genome shotgun sequence genome segment AAAAGTTTACTTTTGAATACGTGAAATTACAAGTTACCACGTCGTTTTTTCATATGGACCGAAGTTGTTTGTCGAAACCTCGTTTCCTGTAGATTTATGACCGACGTTGTTTGTATGTTTAATACGTCTTTCGTGTTTTACAAACCGACGTTGATTCCTTCttgttaaacgtcgttagggtTTATATAACCGCCGTggatatgaaattttttctataaattgagtttttttcCACGGTTTctttcagtttcagttttCAATTAGGGTTTTAGTTTCAGTCTCACCTCTTAGGAGGCAATTGTTTGGATGttggtgtgtgtgtatgtttgTGTATCTGATTCACATACATACACACATCACCAAcgttcaaaaaaatttctctctgaATGAATATCTGTGGCTGATGTCGTCAAAATTTTAGAAGGCAattgtttggatgttgatgtgtgtgtgcgtttgtgtatctGAAGGACATAAACACActcacatcatcaacttccaaaaaattgtttgTCTGACTTCAAATATGAGGCTGCCATCGTCAAATTTTAGACACAAATTTTTGGATGTTTGATGTGTTTGTGCCTTTGTGTATCTCAAAGACACAAGGACACAAACATCATCAATTTCTAAAATATTGTCTTTCTGTGGTCCGATTATGATgaggaacagagttccatctggtaggATTTCGAAACTCTTGGGATCTCAGGAAAAATCTGATtctgtcggcggttttctatataaaccgtcatGGTTATtctcaattcttgtcattaattTGATATGCCGATGTAGGACACAAAAATaccataaataataataataataataataaattacaaTTGAGATGACAGTTTAGATATAAGTTGAGACGtataaattgaataaatacgacagtctcagaaaattgattatgtcggcggttttctgtataaaccgtcgtggttattctCAATTCTTGTTCAATTAACTTGTATAATAAATTTACCACGTCATAAAGTTAAAATTTACCGTCGTATTTATTAACTTTATACGTCCACCCTTATATATAAATTGTCATCTTATTAATATAACttttatactatttatttattggtttGCATTGGAGTGAATGATTTGATCAATGAATATTcgattctttttttaatttttaattgattCACAACAATTCTTTCGtttttcatataaatataaaaaaaaatacagattCGAGCCGTCATTAATCATTTGGAGATAGTATTGCAGATTATATATGGGTGGTCGTGTTTAttacagaaaaaaaacagCGGCTGTTTTTTAACACCGTCAtgtttactttctacgtccaTGGATTCATACCTTCTACCGTTGTTTGTTTTCTCCGAGTTTACTCTGAGGAAAAACTTTTTCAATAAGACGTCGCTTTTTTAATTAGGTGTGtcgttttttaaaaacagcaattggaatctccattttttagatGTTTAAGTTAATCATACACGGCGGTGTTATAAAACCGCCGTCTTTTCAAACACAACGATGGTTTTCCGTCAAACCGtcatttttttcactttttgtagtagtgtatgCTCAACTGATGAAGCATGGGGATCCTCTCCTTTAAACAAGGTGAAGTTTGGTACCTTGAAATCTGGGGATAAAGGTATCTGATCAATGTAAGCCGGATATGGTTTTATGTAGATGGGCCTTTCTCCTCTTCTGGCTTCAGGCTCCATCATTTCCCTTATCATTCTCAGCAGTGCCCCCATGCCATTCAAAGCATTGATAGGGTGTGGATTTCGCCCCTGTTCTGGCTGGGCGTGGTCAATCCTGTGCTCCATTCTGCATGACCTGTGCAGAGCTTCCTCCATatgttcttcctcttcttcaagaTTCGGATGATTCCTCCAGTTTGCCCCCGGTCTGTTCCGGTCATTGTTGGCCAAAAGGTTAATTCCCCCTCTGCCTCTCCCGCCTCTTGCTAGTGGAGGGAATGGATTGGGGTCCATCCTTCTGGGTCTGTAAGGCAACACAGCCGGTGCCTCAGGCAGAAGTTCCAAGGGCTGATCATGTTGGGCCACAAGTTGTGGAATAGGTGGAGGTTCTGGCTGATTCTGGGAGACCTGAACTAGTGTAGGGCCTTCTTGCCGAACTGGAACCTCATGCTCTTGGATAGGAAGGGCTCCTCCCCTCTGTCCAGCTTGGATCTCTCGATGCCCTGGTATTTCAGCTATCTATGCGATGAGAGGGTTCTCTTGGTATGGCCATGCCAATCCTGGTGGAGGGCCGTAAGGGAGGTCTAGCTGTTGGACCACAACATCTAGGTTTGGAATCCTGGCCATAGCAGCTTTACGGTCCTTCCTAAACTGCCTATTAAATTGCCATTGCATCATGGCTGTCATGTTGTTTAGAGTATCCTGGCTCCTTTGTGCTGTGGCCTCCTGTCGGAACACAGCTTCCTGTATCTAGTTCAACCTCCTGGAGCCAGACCTAGAACGTCTACTTCTGGTACTGTCATGGCCTGATTGCCTAGCATCACTTTCTTCTGACTCCAGTCCTTCCCAGAGAGCTACTTGATCTCTTTCCATGGCACAGCCTGGATTTTGGCTAGAACTTCCAATATTCATATACTTTTAGAAAATTTCTCTAGGAGTATGTATACTGAGAGGTCCCACTGGACGTGCCcaattgttcacccgtttaATGTTTGCTCTTGTGATGGAAAGGTAAAGTTCCCTATTGCCTTGAAAACCTTTGACTGATCAataagtcaactttctttagtatgcgagcgtgccactgctagcgaTAAAAattctagcagacttcttaagaatagataacttgcacCCCAAGTTACTGGTTTCTaaacaaacgattgtgaaattgggtgaggaatatctcccaagtaagttcttttcttccctcagactggtgaggacttcacaatttttcacagtacaaaactGGTAATTCTGGCCATAATAAATGATAAGATAGTAAACTGTTTCTAGGCAAAagtgccttttacaaaacttaaaagagaaaaatcaactctagaaagacaaaaagaaggttggacttccatttctgcTTGGATAGAAACTTCTAATCCGGGCTGGACTGGGTAAGCATGTGCTGGACTAAGCtatcaacaacttcaactacTGAGCTTCAACTGTAAATAGATACTAACAttcgagtttggcagagctttaatcgaTTTCAAACCctggaaggctttttgaatGGGCAGAATTGGGGCTGGACTTAAGGATTTATTaagctggaactgcactgtgGTACTTGTTCTGCCTGATCAGgactctccataaatttgttgaggttttcatatttgtaaaaacccagattttgcttgttttggcttttgctgaaccaaatttgtaacgagaggaatttcgttttgaatgacttatttctctaagtctTAACTAGAAGTTTTGATTTATAGCTGGCTTCTTTTGTGGCtcaaatgagcttttggttgctttagtttgtttgaaggttcTCAGAGATCAAGCGatcattttgggtttttgtctttggttgattttttggttgtgtcTTATTTCTGTTCACCCTCtcatatatttataagaaatgtttTTGGGTAGGGTTCCtaattcttttaataatgggcagcaaaaattctcaaaagatctctcatttttaaatgcaaagaaaaagaggtTCTATCAATTCTGGCAAATAAGCTCTCAATAGTCAGTTCCTAAGGCAATCatttccttgtttttcttgaaagaaaacctaaCCCTTCTTCCAATTTAACTACTCCTTGCAAGAGTTCAAACTGTGATATTTAGTTTTCATCTTCCAGATGAACAACTCCCTGCTTCCCACTTAtctttttagaaaatatgACCTGCTTATCCCTTGGAAATGAAGTCTATCGAATTTTTCTGGATATAGAAAAGGATTCTGATCTTTTAGCCCCAGAGTTTCATAGAAGTCCCTCTGCTAATGACCTGCTTTCATTAATTACCAATCAACTCTCTtgtgatagttgaaattgttgacttttcaaagtcaggtagtcACGTGGGTTCTGAGAATAGACTTTCCAAAAAATCAGCTGATCTTATACTCCGTGTTTTGAGATCAATGGTGAGTATTTAGATGTTGAGCCTCTGATGTGGTTTTTGGGCTTTCTCTATTTTTGAATCAAAGCCCAATCCTCCgtcttttctgttttgtggGCCTTTCTTAGCCTAGATGGGCCTGTGCTTGTGGATTTCTCTTTTGGcccaaacaaaaacatggAAATTGCTTACACTTTACTGATAACAACTATGTTTATTGTGTATAACAACCTAAGTTTTGCCACAACAATTgaagttaaaaattaaaaagaacatCAGCACTCCATGGGAATCAAAGCCTATAATCATAATGGtcaataatatttgtagaaagTCAAATTATTTGTAGGCTTTTCACTTCAACGtaagcacaaaaaatgaaggCCACAAACCATAATTTGCCACAGCAGTAGCTTCTTCTCTGAAGTGGTAAGTTAGAATACGCTTCAGTATAATCAAAACCCCTGATGTTATAATAAGTATTTAGCATCAGTGTTAATATATTCCTTGATGCTATTAAAGGTTTAGGCATAGGAGGTCAACGCTTTTTTGGCACATGGTAACAACTTACGCATCAATGATTATGTAAATAGCGAAGCCGTAAATAATCTTTAGCAACGGATAATAGCCGAAGCGATTGACTATATCATATGCATCAGCTCCCAATACTTCGGTTCTTAGGTACCTTTAGCAATGGATATTATCCAAAGGTAAAAGTCAATTTTCACATAGTGTTAGCCCACGTGCAGACATGACAGTTTCATAAATGTTGCTTGAATGTGAAGAAACAGAAGCCTTCCCGAATTTTGCAAGCTACGTGCCATATATGGCTGGAAAGATAAGACATATACATGTCTGAATCATATTGTTACAGATTTTTCTAGAAGGTGGAAGATCCCTAAATCATGTAGCAAGAGGGATGAGCTGTATTTCTCTATCtactttgatttcttgttcACCAAGACTTTTTGGACGAATTTTCAatcaattttagggtttaggacTCTGATATAAGTCATATAAAGGGCTAGCCAAGGCTCCAATACATGAGATTCACGTCCTAAGGACATCAACTGCACAAGAAGAGAAAGCTGCATCAACTGCACAAGAAGAGAAAGCTACCGTTGAgttctttcttctcctttttcttttaattttcagttcttatgtatttgttttcaatttcattcaaCAACATGAGTAACTAATTTCTTATAAGTTAGGGCTTAATCTTGAAGCCCTAAACGTGATTTCAATTCTATAAATAAGTTCGAATGGATTTTCAGTTTCTACAAGCGTGATGATTTCGGTTTCTCTTTGTCGTGTGAattatgatattttgtttctttaaaagtAGCTAACTTTGAAACATGTATTggaattaaattgttgtagaACATAGGTCAATTTTCATATTGACCGTGTTCTTGTTTGCAACGAATAATTGGGTTAAGAACTAATTATGAGAAATCGATTCTTGAATTCCTAATAACAAATGCcatgttttagggtttttgtgaCAGTCATATTCTCTTTGATGAATTCTTGATTGTTAATTTGAGTAAATACCATCTTGGATTGCAATTAAGAATACAAGTATTGATGTAAATGTCATACACTTTATATACACTTAAGAGAGAATCATGCAACTCGAGTCAAATGCCATGATCTTGTTGTGATTGTAGTCATCATATGCTTGCTCGAAATTGATTATTCATTGGTATTTATgaattgattgattgtttggaGGTGGATAGGGAGTCCTGGCAATTGTTCTTGACAAATTTAAAACCAATTCTTCTCAAAgtctaatttaaattttcttttcttttcttttcttttcttttccttgctttgatttacaaaatcaaatcaaaaccccTTTGGTGTGGAGTGTGTGTAGAAGTCCTTGTGGCTtcaactttcttttggtttcgtgtttgttttagttttcgtTGTGTGACATGATAAACATCTCTTTAGATGAGAATGACCCTTCCTTTCttacatctctctctctctctctctctctcaagtagTACTTCATCTCATTTCTCTTTATTACAATATTAGCTCTACTTAAACATTTTCTTGTCCATATAGTCTGatgagaaaaaacaaacaaaaaaatcgtCAACTCCAATACCCGTTTattgatggtgatgatgagtGGCAAATGGCGTGCACACCAAGGAAATCCCTAGTTtgaccacctcctcctcctgcaGCAATAGTTTcttgttgatgatgatgatcattagtagtagtagtagtagcCGCACTGCAATTCTGTATGCTGCGGCGCTTGGCATGATGATCATGACCATGATCATCTGGACTAGTAACTCCGTAGAGCCCACAAACTTTGCTGATATTATTCATCCCAAAACTCCCCAGCAATGGCGCCTCACTCGAAGTTGTTGACCCAATTTGAGCGGCTTTCTGCAGCAAAGCCGTGGCTGACATTTTACTGCTGTAAAAGGAAGGAACATCACTTATTATATTATTGCTAATTAAAGCAAGCGATGAACCAGAACAACTACTACTAGTAGTGCTAGTACAAGTAATGCTTTCTTGATGATGAGGAGCATTGCTGTTTGAGATTGAATAAGGTGATGGTGATGAAATCAGCTGCTTATTTCCAACAACCCAATTATTTATCTGATCATAATCCGACGGTTGAGGACAATGACGATGATGATCATGattcttattattattgtaattGTTATTGCCGCCCATCATCCATATAGACAGCCCGCGGGATGCCTCATCATCAATATTGTTAGGGGTTGAGATCATTGGCttgaaaatggaagaaaaatattgCTGTGCCGTGATGTTATTATTCGGCCCTGCTACTGCTCCGATTGAGTATCCCATGTACTGATAATTGATATTGCCACCCATCGGAATGTTGTTCATATTGGATGCTGCGTTTACTCTAGCCGTTTCTTCAGCCAACGCATCGC includes the following:
- the LOC117621729 gene encoding zinc finger protein MAGPIE-like produces the protein MALNEESIPPMNGLVQDPAAGSISPPPPPPAKKKRNLPGNPDPEAEVIALSPKTLMATNRFLCEICGKGFQRDQNLQLHRRGHNLPWKLKQRTNKEPRKRVYVCPEKTCVHHHPSRALGDLTGIKKHFCRKHGEKKWKCDKCSKRYAVQSDWKAHSKTCGTREYKCDCGTLFSRRDSFITHRAFCDALAEETARVNAASNMNNIPMGGNINYQYMGYSIGAVAGPNNNITAQQYFSSIFKPMISTPNNIDDEASRGLSIWMMGGNNNYNNNKNHDHHRHCPQPSDYDQINNWVVGNKQLISSPSPYSISNSNAPHHQESITCTSTTSSSCSGSSLALISNNIISDVPSFYSSKMSATALLQKAAQIGSTTSSEAPLLGSFGMNNISKVCGLYGVTSPDDHGHDHHAKRRSIQNCSAATTTTTNDHHHQQETIAAGGGGGQTRDFLGVHAICHSSSPSINGYWS